Genomic segment of candidate division WOR-3 bacterium:
ACTCGAACGCCTCCTTCCGCTCCATGCCCAGGTACAGCCCGGTGGCAATCGTCGCGCCGGACCGCGAAATGCCCGGCAGAATCGCGATTGCCTGCCCACAACCCACCAGCAGTGCACGCAGCCAGCCGGATCGGCCCTGGGGCTGCGAGTACCGGGTGCCGAACAAGACCCCGCCGGTTACCAAGAGCATAAGGCCGACCAGCAAGGGGTTGGTAAACGCACGGTCAATGATGTCACTGAACGTGACGCCTATCAGCCCGGCCGGGATTGAGGCGAGCAGGATGAACGCCGCCATCCGCCAGCTCCCACTTCTCCGCGCGGCGTCGCGAACCCATAGCCCGCGGATGAGCTTTGCCAGGAGAGGAGCGAAGTAGAAGATGACCGAGAGTGCCGTGGCACCATGCAGCATAGTTGTCAGCGGCAGCCGGGACTCGGCCGGCAGCTTCCAGAGATGCTCAAGCACGGCCAGATGCCCGGAACTGGAGACCGGAAGGAACTCGGTGATGCCCTGGATCAGACCCAGCAACAACGCTTCAAGGATACTCATAGTCAACCTCCAATCTTGGGGATAGGATTCCCAATGCCCAAGTCCCGATTACTAACGAATGTCCAATGCTGGGAGGTTTTGTCGGCTGTCCTCCGCAGTTGGTCATTCGTTGGGAGTTAGTAATTGGCAATTGGGCATCTCCTAGAACGTCACGTCATAGCGCAGGTGTACTTTACCCCGCAACGGGTTGTCGCGGAACGCAACCCCATAGTCGAGACCGAAGATGCCGACCTGCGTGGCCACACTCGTACCTGCCCCATATCCCGGCTTCACCTGCCAGCCGAGCGGGTCCTGATAGACACCTACATCAAGGAAAGGATACACGCTCGATGCACGCTCCAGGCTGTGGCGCAGCTCGGTCCAGAACCAGCCGACCCGGGCCGAGGCGAACTCCTCTTCCCGGTAGCCGCGCACCGTACCCGGCCCGCCCAGGAAGTAGAGCTCGGACTCGGTCAGCGCCGCAGCCGAGTAGACCGCCCGCAGTCCGACCATGCTCGACCAGGCGAGGTTCCGCGCACAGGGCAGAATTCCGTTCAGGCCAAGCTCAACGTGCGCGACGCCGTCGGAACCTGCGGAATCGGTCGACCGGTTGCCGACCTTGGTCAACGCGCTCAACCGGATTCCGCTGCGCGGGTTGGCCGGGAAGTCACGCGAGTCCAGAAGCACGCCCGTACCGGCCCAGACCACGTTGGCGCGCGTCCGGCTCACTGCATCGGTAAGCCGATCATAACCGGTCTCGAAACTAACCGTCGTCAACGCGGCGGCCCGAACCCTGGCCGACAATGCCAGGTTCGTCTCTGCCGACGTTGTGTCAATCGTCTGCTGTCGTGCGTTCGCTGTCAGGTCGATAGTCGTCCCAAGCACCCAAGGCTCGGTGTAGCTCAGGCGGTAGCTGGTCCGGGAGTACGCCGACTGCCAGCCCGCCTCCAGCCTCCG
This window contains:
- a CDS encoding undecaprenyl-diphosphate phosphatase; its protein translation is MSILEALLLGLIQGITEFLPVSSSGHLAVLEHLWKLPAESRLPLTTMLHGATALSVIFYFAPLLAKLIRGLWVRDAARRSGSWRMAAFILLASIPAGLIGVTFSDIIDRAFTNPLLVGLMLLVTGGVLFGTRYSQPQGRSGWLRALLVGCGQAIAILPGISRSGATIATGLYLGMERKEAFEFSFLLAIPAVTGAFFLEARKVDLAVINPTALAVGMVAAFVSGLAALYALARFVTGRKLHWFAFYCWLAGLATILFVR